The proteins below come from a single Dehalococcoidia bacterium genomic window:
- a CDS encoding MFS transporter translates to MASAAGVVYFVQGGLGSYALGALLPVWVNEEGWSRTAISVAYAVSTLLPGLAGVLVGRWTDRHGARGVILVGALITGLSYVLLSTVTTIVLFFIVFGLGAVGRAGMSQVPVSAAVARWFVDKRGLAMGIAVSGISLAGVLLVPLVTWLIEAVGWRGAVIALGVGIWLVVLPVVWFAMGGSPQERGVLPLGAERRGAGRGHRPPGDETPSLAVALAGPTFWLLALALTLGHAGSNSIGLHALPALRDKGVTSAEGAAAISLMAGCSIGGKLLFGWLSDRFGSVLLLVAAYLAQVGGFVLLALAGPGSGVWLFALLYGLSLGGTVTLQPTVVADRFGVTAYGAIYGAIGLPLALVSSASPILAGGIRELTGSYAPAFLAFAFSSAVAIGALLIAGGVGRPKRKTMRPE, encoded by the coding sequence GTGGCATCTGCCGCCGGCGTGGTCTATTTCGTTCAGGGCGGGCTGGGCAGCTATGCCCTAGGCGCGCTGCTCCCTGTCTGGGTGAACGAAGAAGGCTGGTCTCGCACCGCGATCTCGGTCGCGTATGCGGTGAGCACGCTGCTCCCGGGGCTGGCAGGCGTGCTGGTCGGCCGCTGGACCGACCGCCACGGCGCGCGCGGCGTCATCCTCGTGGGAGCCCTGATCACCGGTCTGAGCTATGTGCTGCTCAGCACAGTGACAACGATCGTCCTGTTCTTCATCGTTTTCGGGCTGGGAGCGGTCGGCCGGGCGGGCATGAGCCAGGTGCCGGTCTCGGCAGCGGTGGCGCGCTGGTTTGTCGACAAGCGCGGGCTTGCGATGGGGATCGCGGTGAGCGGCATCAGCCTTGCTGGCGTGCTCCTCGTGCCGCTCGTGACATGGCTGATCGAGGCGGTGGGGTGGCGCGGCGCTGTAATCGCGCTCGGCGTAGGGATCTGGCTTGTCGTCCTCCCCGTCGTTTGGTTCGCGATGGGCGGGTCGCCGCAGGAGCGGGGGGTACTGCCGCTCGGCGCCGAACGGCGTGGGGCGGGCAGGGGCCACCGGCCGCCCGGGGACGAGACGCCGTCGCTTGCCGTCGCGCTGGCGGGCCCGACGTTCTGGCTGCTGGCGCTCGCGCTGACCCTCGGCCATGCCGGCTCGAACTCGATCGGGCTTCACGCCCTCCCGGCGCTGCGGGATAAGGGGGTCACGAGCGCCGAAGGCGCAGCAGCGATCAGCCTGATGGCGGGCTGCTCGATCGGCGGCAAGCTGCTCTTCGGATGGCTGAGCGACCGCTTCGGCTCGGTGCTGCTGCTCGTTGCCGCTTACCTGGCCCAAGTCGGCGGATTTGTCCTCCTTGCTCTCGCCGGGCCGGGGAGCGGGGTCTGGCTGTTCGCGCTGCTGTACGGCCTCTCGCTTGGAGGGACCGTGACCCTGCAGCCAACGGTGGTCGCCGACCGCTTCGGCGTCACCGCGTATGGCGCAATCTACGGCGCGATCGGACTTCCTTTGGCGCTCGTCTCGTCGGCGAGCCCGATCCTCGCCGGCGGAATTCGCGAACTGACAGGCAGCTACGCCCCGGCCTTTCTCGCCTTCGCATTCAGTTCGGCAGTCGCCATCGGCGCGCTGCTCATTGCCGGTGGCGTTGGTCGGCCGAAGCGCAAAACGATGCGTCCCGAGTGA
- the thiO gene encoding glycine oxidase ThiO — translation MSSPDVAIVGGGVIGLAVGWRLASAGMRVAVFERERVGGQASGAAAGLLAPVSEHLTPDEFLAYGIASLRAYPAFVEALREESGVDPELVAGGVLRVALTAEEAETLHRLPTGDLSAEILDSRQVLELEPAVAAAAVGGLLVHEESHVSSPRLVAALAAAARRRGALIHEGVPVSQFIWQGDRVVGIETPQGQVAAGEVVVAAGAWSGLLARLTLPVTPIRGQIVSLDVGALMLSRPLFGVGAYLVPKRDGTIAVGATEDRAGFAATPTARGVRAVLTGAERLVPAVADCAFLRAWAGLRPATPDRLPILGRMTEGLILATGHYRNGILLAPMTAECVAALILSGEPPLPLDLYAPGRFAPVEP, via the coding sequence ATGAGCAGTCCGGACGTTGCCATTGTCGGCGGAGGCGTGATCGGCCTCGCCGTGGGGTGGCGCCTGGCGAGCGCGGGGATGCGGGTCGCCGTCTTCGAGCGCGAGCGGGTCGGCGGGCAAGCGTCAGGCGCGGCCGCGGGGCTGCTTGCGCCGGTGAGCGAGCACCTGACGCCGGATGAGTTTCTCGCCTATGGGATTGCCAGCCTCCGCGCCTACCCTGCCTTCGTGGAAGCGCTTCGGGAGGAGAGCGGGGTCGACCCCGAGCTTGTCGCCGGCGGCGTTCTCCGGGTCGCCTTGACCGCCGAGGAGGCGGAGACGCTGCATCGTCTGCCGACTGGTGACCTCAGCGCGGAGATCCTCGACAGCCGGCAGGTGCTCGAACTGGAGCCAGCGGTGGCAGCGGCCGCAGTCGGCGGCCTCCTCGTTCATGAGGAAAGTCATGTCTCCAGCCCGCGCTTGGTCGCCGCGCTCGCCGCTGCGGCCCGGCGGCGAGGAGCGCTCATCCATGAGGGAGTTCCGGTCAGCCAGTTCATTTGGCAAGGCGACCGCGTGGTGGGCATCGAAACCCCGCAGGGGCAGGTTGCTGCGGGCGAGGTTGTGGTCGCTGCCGGCGCTTGGAGCGGGCTTCTCGCCCGCCTCACGCTCCCCGTCACGCCAATCCGCGGCCAGATCGTCTCGCTCGATGTCGGCGCGCTCATGCTGTCGCGGCCGCTCTTCGGCGTCGGCGCCTACCTCGTTCCCAAACGCGATGGCACGATCGCCGTGGGCGCCACGGAGGACCGAGCAGGATTTGCCGCAACGCCCACAGCGCGCGGGGTTCGAGCGGTGCTGACAGGTGCCGAGCGGCTCGTGCCAGCGGTCGCTGACTGCGCGTTTCTTCGCGCCTGGGCCGGCCTGCGCCCGGCGACACCCGACCGGCTGCCTATCCTTGGTCGCATGACGGAGGGGCTCATCCTCGCGACTGGCCACTATCGAAACGGCATTCTCCTCGCGCCGATGACCGCCGAGTGCGTCGCCGCGCTCATTCTTAGCGGCGAGCCTCCCCTTCCGCTCGACCTCTACGCCCCCGGGCGATTCGCGCCGGTTGAGCCGTAA
- a CDS encoding ester cyclase, whose protein sequence is MSIEQNKMLVRRWIEEAVNQGKEEVLDEIIHPDMINHEGVTPTGGREGFKETMAVFRTAIPDQRMEILDLIAEEDKVAVRLTWSGTPTSPFMGRPVNGKPFTVTHTHIFHVRDGMLYEHWANRDDLGMWRQIAAE, encoded by the coding sequence ATGTCGATCGAGCAGAACAAGATGCTCGTCCGCCGCTGGATCGAGGAGGCGGTCAATCAGGGGAAGGAAGAGGTCCTCGATGAGATCATCCATCCCGACATGATCAACCACGAGGGGGTTACGCCCACCGGCGGACGAGAAGGCTTCAAAGAGACGATGGCCGTCTTCCGCACGGCGATTCCTGACCAGCGGATGGAGATCCTCGACCTGATCGCTGAAGAGGACAAGGTCGCCGTCCGTCTCACGTGGAGCGGGACGCCGACCAGTCCGTTCATGGGCCGTCCCGTGAATGGCAAGCCGTTCACGGTGACCCACACCCACATCTTTCACGTGCGCGATGGGATGCTCTACGAACACTGGGCGAACCGGGACGACCTCGGCATGTGGCGGCAGATCGCCGCAGAGTGA
- a CDS encoding PQQ-dependent sugar dehydrogenase has product MPTASVLPSPTASPPASTTPIEAARPDPTAVGITLRLVASGLNQPTDLAAPPDGSGRLFILERPGLIRVIANGQLLPTPFLDLRSLITASGQEQGLLGIAFHPGYAQNGRFFVFYTARNGDNTVAEYRVGSDPARADPATGRVLLAIPDFAPNHNGGSLQFGPDGMLYIGTGDGGGAGDPQRTSQNVGSLLGKLLRIDVDRGTPYAIPPDNPYVGQPGARPEIWAIGLRNPWRFSFDRATGDLWIADVGQNALEEINFTPAGTPPPVNYGWSIMEGSQCFRGTGCATASLAMPVAEYGRALGCSVTGGYVYRGRAFPQLAGIYFYGDYCSGRIWGLARESTGRWQAAELLVDPTLRISSFGEDAAGELYVLDLGGRVFQLVAR; this is encoded by the coding sequence GTGCCGACTGCGTCCGTTCTGCCCTCCCCCACGGCATCTCCCCCTGCGTCGACGACCCCGATCGAGGCTGCTCGCCCCGATCCGACCGCGGTCGGCATCACGCTTCGCCTTGTCGCAAGCGGGCTCAACCAGCCGACCGACCTCGCTGCTCCGCCGGACGGCTCTGGACGGCTGTTCATCCTCGAGCGTCCGGGCCTGATCCGGGTGATCGCGAACGGGCAGCTGCTTCCAACCCCATTTCTCGATCTCCGCTCGTTGATCACCGCAAGCGGGCAAGAGCAAGGGCTGCTCGGCATCGCCTTCCACCCTGGCTACGCCCAGAACGGGCGCTTCTTCGTCTTCTACACCGCCCGGAATGGCGACAATACGGTGGCGGAATACCGCGTCGGTTCCGACCCGGCGCGCGCCGACCCGGCGACCGGGCGCGTTCTGCTCGCCATCCCCGATTTTGCTCCCAATCACAACGGCGGCAGCCTGCAGTTCGGCCCGGACGGCATGCTGTACATCGGCACAGGCGACGGCGGCGGCGCCGGCGACCCGCAGCGCACCTCGCAGAATGTCGGCTCTCTCTTAGGGAAGCTGCTGCGGATCGACGTCGATCGCGGCACGCCCTATGCCATTCCGCCCGACAATCCGTACGTCGGCCAGCCAGGAGCGCGCCCGGAGATTTGGGCAATCGGTCTGCGCAATCCGTGGCGGTTTAGCTTCGACCGCGCCACCGGCGACCTCTGGATCGCCGATGTGGGCCAGAACGCGCTCGAAGAGATCAACTTCACCCCGGCGGGGACCCCCCCGCCGGTCAACTACGGCTGGAGCATCATGGAAGGCAGTCAGTGCTTCCGCGGCACCGGCTGTGCGACTGCCAGCCTTGCCATGCCAGTCGCCGAATATGGCCGCGCGCTCGGCTGCTCGGTGACAGGCGGCTATGTCTATCGCGGGCGAGCCTTCCCGCAGCTCGCCGGGATCTATTTCTACGGCGACTACTGCAGCGGCCGCATCTGGGGGCTGGCGCGGGAGAGCACCGGCCGCTGGCAGGCGGCTGAACTGCTGGTCGACCCTACGCTGCGGATCAGCTCCTTCGGCGAAGATGCCGCCGGCGAATTGTATGTCCTCGACCTCGGAGGACGGGTGTTCCAGCTCGTCGCCCGCTGA
- a CDS encoding PilZ domain-containing protein has product MNAAVLNLAWVKPNMPAKVAWTEAEQERVIAGLLGDCYTDRVALWLPECRDPAALPRPGETVSLRIPLDNGLYVAPCRVETAPVLYSLGASLHLRVTGAPERLQRRQFRRVRVNIVGMPATRLDEDDRPAGELVVDILDIGGGGMRFRTSESLAAGDRLAVSIQLLPDQLIRAVATVLAPGEEPGHYRSRFSRIAERDVQRIVQFVFMQEVAERRKTTAQDIRARFSAIPARLIGAHGQTVRVCSIALEGIRPDGVYFSCLERLSVHDSLEVELVFGDLHRFRATVTITAALEPIAGRGGGERGRRYHYRGEFTEIDRRHYRWIMERVGGDRLHMTVGRP; this is encoded by the coding sequence GTGAATGCCGCCGTGCTCAACCTCGCGTGGGTCAAGCCGAATATGCCGGCAAAAGTGGCCTGGACCGAGGCGGAGCAGGAGCGGGTGATTGCCGGCCTGCTCGGCGACTGCTACACCGACCGCGTTGCTCTCTGGCTGCCCGAGTGCCGAGACCCGGCCGCACTGCCGCGCCCAGGAGAGACCGTTTCGCTCCGCATTCCCCTCGATAATGGCCTCTATGTCGCGCCGTGCCGGGTGGAAACCGCCCCAGTCCTCTACAGCCTCGGCGCCTCGCTTCACCTGCGGGTTACTGGCGCGCCAGAGCGGCTGCAGCGCCGCCAGTTCCGCCGGGTGCGCGTGAATATCGTCGGAATGCCGGCGACGCGCCTCGACGAAGACGACCGGCCAGCCGGCGAATTGGTCGTCGACATCTTGGACATCGGGGGCGGCGGCATGCGCTTCCGGACCAGCGAGTCGTTGGCGGCAGGAGATCGGCTGGCGGTGAGTATCCAGCTGCTGCCTGACCAGTTGATCCGCGCCGTGGCGACCGTCCTCGCGCCGGGGGAAGAGCCGGGCCACTACCGTAGCCGCTTCAGCAGGATCGCCGAGCGGGATGTCCAGCGGATTGTCCAGTTTGTCTTCATGCAGGAGGTCGCTGAGCGGCGCAAGACGACCGCTCAGGACATTCGGGCACGCTTCAGCGCGATCCCGGCGCGCCTGATCGGAGCGCACGGGCAGACAGTGCGGGTCTGTTCGATCGCTCTCGAGGGGATCCGGCCAGACGGAGTGTACTTCAGCTGCCTCGAGCGGCTCTCTGTTCACGACAGCCTCGAGGTGGAACTGGTCTTCGGCGACCTGCACCGTTTCCGGGCGACCGTCACCATCACCGCCGCGCTCGAGCCGATCGCAGGCAGGGGCGGAGGGGAGCGGGGGAGACGCTACCACTACCGAGGCGAGTTCACGGAGATCGACCGCCGGCACTACCGCTGGATCATGGAGCGGGTCGGGGGAGATCGATTGCACATGACAGTGGGACGGCCGTGA
- a CDS encoding AAA-associated domain-containing protein produces the protein MKSSVRLERWREIVERKGLDLRRPLNIVTASDIKAITGEEPRLMAKIDRREDLPAVFAEAGVFLLPIANGEYAIVRGEGYHDLEPIPEPPALFVSRLPFPLASAGAGASETQHIDFAFNSGLIERFAGLGSLYLTIRGRKRAPEFEFRLGGLTLRAGNVQVEIDAGFEGERHIVVLEGKIGARDTFHIRQLYYPFRFWSTLVPEKTVVPIFFTYQPEKQLSSFWEYRFADPFDYGSIELVRAQSFVIRPADRNVLEPRTLRRVGGPSLGPNVIPQANDMTKIMELPFRVAEGQTTVAALARAFEFDERQSRYYREAGEALGLIWARNGKIGLTDTGREFVSLPAQGRNELLFRQIFRLPLFYELLIELFLDPDKSLAQSQVMATIERLSCYRGDTLRRRAQTVLAWLRWAERATGAVRVDGTTIRLITPALLTEEKTPGR, from the coding sequence ATGAAGAGCAGTGTCCGCCTCGAGCGCTGGCGTGAGATCGTCGAGCGCAAAGGGCTCGATCTCCGACGCCCGCTGAACATCGTCACCGCTAGCGATATCAAGGCGATCACCGGTGAGGAGCCGCGGTTGATGGCGAAGATCGACCGGCGGGAGGATCTGCCGGCAGTGTTCGCGGAAGCCGGCGTCTTTCTCCTCCCGATCGCCAACGGCGAATATGCGATCGTCCGCGGCGAGGGCTATCACGATCTCGAGCCGATCCCTGAGCCGCCGGCGCTGTTTGTCTCGCGGCTGCCGTTTCCGCTCGCCAGCGCCGGCGCGGGCGCGAGCGAGACGCAGCACATTGACTTCGCGTTCAACTCGGGGCTGATCGAGCGCTTTGCCGGCCTCGGCAGCCTCTACCTGACAATCCGGGGGCGGAAACGCGCTCCGGAATTCGAATTTCGCCTTGGGGGCCTCACCCTCCGCGCCGGCAACGTCCAGGTCGAGATTGACGCCGGGTTCGAGGGAGAACGGCACATCGTCGTCCTCGAAGGCAAAATCGGCGCGCGGGACACGTTTCACATCCGCCAGCTCTACTACCCCTTCCGCTTCTGGAGCACGCTCGTTCCCGAGAAAACGGTCGTCCCGATCTTCTTCACCTACCAGCCGGAGAAGCAGCTCTCGAGCTTCTGGGAGTATCGCTTTGCCGACCCGTTCGACTACGGCTCCATCGAACTGGTGCGGGCGCAGTCGTTCGTCATCCGGCCGGCAGACAGAAACGTTCTTGAGCCGCGGACACTGCGCCGTGTCGGGGGGCCGTCGCTCGGGCCGAACGTCATTCCCCAGGCGAACGACATGACGAAGATCATGGAACTCCCCTTCCGCGTCGCTGAGGGGCAGACCACCGTCGCTGCGCTAGCGCGCGCCTTCGAGTTCGATGAGCGCCAGAGCCGCTACTACCGCGAAGCGGGAGAGGCGTTGGGCCTGATCTGGGCGCGAAACGGCAAGATTGGGCTGACTGACACCGGCCGCGAATTCGTCTCGCTCCCGGCCCAGGGTCGGAACGAACTGCTCTTCCGTCAGATCTTTCGGCTTCCCCTCTTTTACGAACTGTTGATTGAGCTGTTTCTGGACCCGGATAAATCGCTCGCCCAAAGTCAGGTCATGGCGACCATCGAGCGCCTCTCCTGCTACCGCGGCGACACGCTCCGGCGGCGCGCGCAGACCGTCCTCGCGTGGCTGCGCTGGGCCGAGCGAGCCACAGGGGCGGTGCGCGTTGACGGTACGACCATACGGCTGATCACGCCGGCCCTCCTCACCGAAGAAAAAACGCCCGGCCGGTGA
- a CDS encoding DNA adenine methylase, with protein sequence MRAVGEPTLGVIGSGEPIVPFVKWAGGKRQLLPHLLALRPPRFERYVEPFLGGGALYFALAPERALLGDLNDELIDTYRAIRDDVEGVMAALDRHRYDREHYYAVRRLHPWDLPPAERAARFIYLNKTGYNGLYRVNRRGEFNVPFGRYRTPPRLYDPANLRAAAALLAGAQLVHGPYEKTLAAAQAGDFVYLDPPYQPLSPSANFTRYTRYGFAPGDQQRLAREFRRLSALGAYVMLSNSNTPLVRELYRGFHIVEVEANRLINSDSRRRTGITELVIRNYA encoded by the coding sequence ATGCGAGCGGTCGGCGAGCCGACACTCGGCGTGATCGGCAGCGGAGAGCCGATCGTCCCGTTCGTGAAGTGGGCAGGCGGAAAGCGGCAGCTGCTCCCGCACCTGCTGGCGCTGCGCCCTCCCCGCTTCGAGCGCTATGTCGAGCCGTTTCTCGGCGGCGGCGCGCTCTATTTTGCCCTCGCGCCCGAGCGCGCTCTGCTGGGCGACCTGAACGACGAGCTGATCGACACCTACCGCGCCATCCGCGACGACGTCGAAGGGGTGATGGCTGCTCTCGACCGCCACCGCTACGACCGCGAGCACTACTATGCCGTGCGCCGCCTCCATCCCTGGGACCTGCCGCCAGCCGAGCGGGCGGCGCGCTTCATCTACTTGAATAAGACCGGCTACAACGGCCTCTACCGCGTGAATCGGCGCGGGGAATTTAACGTGCCGTTTGGCCGCTACCGCACGCCGCCCCGTCTCTACGACCCGGCGAACCTGCGGGCGGCAGCGGCGCTGCTAGCGGGGGCCCAGCTTGTGCACGGTCCGTATGAAAAGACCCTCGCCGCCGCGCAGGCAGGCGATTTTGTCTACCTTGACCCGCCCTATCAGCCGCTCTCTCCGAGCGCGAACTTCACCCGCTACACGCGCTACGGGTTCGCCCCGGGCGATCAGCAGCGGCTTGCCCGTGAGTTCCGCCGGCTGAGTGCACTTGGCGCCTATGTGATGCTGAGCAACTCCAATACGCCGCTCGTCCGCGAGCTGTACCGCGGGTTCCATATTGTCGAGGTCGAAGCGAACCGCCTCATCAACTCGGACTCGCGGCGCCGAACGGGCATCACCGAACTGGTCATCCGGAACTACGCATGA
- a CDS encoding acyl-CoA/acyl-ACP dehydrogenase — MASAAAERAQYADVLRRTRLAAAVFAEQAAETDRAERVPRAHFELLRDHGLLGLVIPERYGGLGAGATVVRDFLEILAAACGTTAFTVMQHVLGVNQIVGGENEALREEWLPRYARGERFCGVAYSHVRRPGPPTLRVERQRDALVFRGEAPWFTGWGIMDDVVLAGTLPDGRYLFALVPLHAPGLSASAPLRLAAASASSTVFLFCDDLRVSLDRHVRTLTPAELAERDQRALLRYTALPLGVAAAASALLRQLNATRDDPAIAELANAIESECAAIREAADYWEPRFGEPAYLENAYRLRVWAIEAGMRAAHGAAMATGGTANLLTNPAQRLVREALLFSLNAQTADLRRAELRWYAAAARARTAEHGAAGGTAPSPPLGAASI; from the coding sequence GTGGCTAGCGCGGCAGCCGAACGCGCGCAGTACGCCGACGTGCTGCGCAGGACCCGTCTCGCCGCGGCCGTCTTCGCCGAGCAAGCGGCAGAGACCGACCGCGCGGAGCGGGTGCCGCGGGCGCATTTTGAGTTGCTGCGCGACCACGGCCTACTGGGGCTCGTCATTCCTGAGCGCTACGGCGGCCTCGGCGCGGGAGCGACCGTGGTGCGCGATTTCCTGGAAATTCTGGCGGCGGCATGCGGAACGACCGCCTTTACCGTGATGCAGCATGTCCTTGGGGTGAATCAGATCGTCGGGGGGGAGAACGAAGCCCTCCGCGAGGAGTGGCTGCCGCGCTATGCGCGCGGCGAGCGGTTCTGCGGCGTCGCCTATTCGCACGTCCGCCGGCCCGGCCCGCCGACGCTTCGAGTCGAAAGGCAGCGCGACGCCCTTGTCTTCCGCGGCGAGGCTCCGTGGTTCACAGGGTGGGGCATCATGGACGACGTTGTCCTCGCGGGCACCCTCCCCGATGGACGGTACCTTTTCGCGCTTGTACCGCTGCACGCACCGGGCCTGTCGGCCTCAGCGCCGCTGCGCCTTGCGGCTGCGTCGGCATCATCGACCGTTTTTCTGTTTTGCGACGATCTCCGCGTCTCGCTCGACCGTCATGTCCGCACCCTGACGCCCGCAGAACTCGCCGAGCGCGACCAGCGCGCGCTGCTGCGCTACACCGCCCTTCCGCTCGGCGTCGCGGCAGCAGCGAGCGCCCTCCTGCGGCAGCTGAACGCGACGCGAGACGACCCGGCGATCGCGGAGCTGGCGAACGCAATCGAGAGCGAGTGCGCGGCGATCCGGGAGGCCGCCGACTACTGGGAGCCTCGTTTCGGAGAACCGGCCTATCTGGAGAACGCTTACCGTCTCCGCGTCTGGGCGATTGAAGCCGGAATGCGTGCCGCGCATGGCGCGGCGATGGCAACAGGCGGCACCGCGAACCTGCTCACCAACCCGGCGCAGCGGCTGGTCCGCGAAGCGCTGCTTTTCTCGCTCAACGCCCAGACCGCCGACCTCCGCCGTGCCGAGCTGCGCTGGTACGCTGCCGCCGCCCGCGCCCGGACTGCTGAGCACGGCGCAGCCGGCGGCACCGCGCCGTCCCCGCCGCTCGGCGCTGCCAGCATCTGA
- a CDS encoding oligosaccharide flippase family protein, which produces MRSPRLGGDITTPPTPQGPAERFGARVVRGSLGIAGASYFTVVVGFLANLLMTRLLAPEAFGVVALATFFFSLLHVRTKVDVLRGYVQWPGSDGAGLGTAAALELAGALLTVLLTLLLALLLPLLGYPSDVAVVAVALAGIGVVESAGGIPGALLDKRLQFGRGSLMTAIALPLSYLPAFAAALLGAGYWSLVIQLGTQAGIYCLGMWWLARGPVGDAWRDGWRLSAPLARRLLSFGATWGLGSLAATLIGQLDNFLIGTAVSLEELGYYDRAYRIALWPSVLVSGIISRTAYVAYARLHADPARLARAANLTLWFMLRAIFLIGTVLLAAAPSVVELLYGPRWAPAALFLRVLIAMSLLRPMTEELATLLGAVGRPRRAALAAWTGALTLLGAGLPLTLLGGAVGTAVAVGVAYLVAATLASRLVLPLVPIAFGEVAVPAAAAFLAGGAAGLAVSATVASAAGEVFLPLRFALEAGLAAAAFIGVLLLLERRRLVARARDAVRLARSGTAS; this is translated from the coding sequence ATGCGGTCACCCCGCCTGGGGGGCGACATAACCACGCCCCCCACGCCGCAGGGTCCGGCGGAGCGATTTGGGGCCCGGGTTGTTCGCGGCAGCCTTGGGATCGCGGGGGCATCGTATTTCACGGTTGTCGTCGGCTTTCTCGCCAACCTGCTGATGACGCGGCTGCTCGCGCCGGAGGCGTTTGGGGTCGTCGCGCTTGCCACTTTCTTCTTCAGCCTGCTTCATGTCCGAACGAAAGTCGACGTTCTTCGCGGCTATGTCCAGTGGCCCGGGAGCGACGGGGCCGGGCTCGGGACCGCAGCAGCGCTCGAGCTTGCGGGCGCGCTGCTCACGGTCCTGCTGACCCTCCTCTTGGCGCTGCTCCTTCCTCTGCTGGGCTATCCCTCCGACGTCGCTGTGGTCGCAGTCGCCCTCGCGGGCATAGGGGTTGTTGAGAGCGCAGGCGGGATCCCAGGAGCGCTGCTCGACAAGCGCCTGCAGTTCGGGCGCGGGAGCTTGATGACCGCGATCGCTTTGCCGCTCTCGTATCTTCCTGCCTTCGCCGCGGCGCTGCTCGGCGCGGGATATTGGAGCCTCGTCATCCAACTGGGAACCCAGGCGGGGATCTACTGCCTTGGCATGTGGTGGCTCGCCCGCGGGCCTGTCGGTGACGCTTGGCGCGACGGCTGGCGGCTCTCGGCGCCGCTGGCGCGTCGGCTGCTCAGCTTCGGCGCGACGTGGGGGCTCGGGAGCCTCGCCGCGACGCTGATCGGCCAGCTCGACAATTTCCTGATCGGCACCGCGGTCAGCCTCGAGGAACTTGGCTACTACGACCGCGCCTACCGGATTGCGCTCTGGCCCAGCGTCTTGGTGAGCGGGATCATCAGCCGGACCGCCTATGTCGCTTATGCGCGCCTGCACGCTGATCCTGCCCGCTTGGCGCGCGCCGCGAACCTTACCCTCTGGTTCATGCTCCGCGCCATCTTCCTGATCGGGACGGTGCTGCTTGCTGCCGCCCCAAGCGTGGTCGAGCTGCTCTACGGCCCGCGGTGGGCGCCGGCCGCGCTCTTTCTGCGCGTGCTGATCGCGATGTCGCTGCTCCGGCCGATGACGGAGGAGCTGGCAACCCTCCTTGGCGCAGTGGGCCGGCCACGCCGGGCGGCGCTCGCCGCTTGGACCGGGGCGCTGACCCTGCTTGGCGCCGGTCTCCCCCTGACTCTCCTCGGCGGCGCGGTCGGAACGGCGGTCGCGGTTGGAGTCGCCTACCTCGTTGCGGCGACCCTTGCCTCTCGCCTCGTCCTGCCGCTCGTTCCGATCGCGTTCGGCGAAGTTGCGGTGCCGGCGGCCGCAGCGTTCCTCGCGGGAGGCGCCGCCGGCTTGGCGGTGTCGGCGACAGTGGCGAGCGCGGCCGGCGAGGTCTTCCTTCCCCTGCGTTTCGCGCTCGAGGCGGGCCTTGCTGCCGCAGCGTTCATCGGGGTTCTGCTGCTGCTGGAACGACGCCGACTTGTTGCGCGGGCGCGGGATGCTGTCCGACTGGCGCGGTCGGGAACAGCTTCCTGA